Proteins from a genomic interval of Ndongobacter massiliensis:
- a CDS encoding DEAD/DEAH box helicase, translated as MTLSLHTYQQYSCNRIIQQPNVGLFLDMGLGKTLITLAAIKELIYERFLVEKVLVIAPKKVAEATWQMEIEKWSDLHLLRVSTVLGSEKKRIKALYTPADIYVINRDNVVWLTDFYKNDWPFDMVVCDEFTSFKSHQSKRFKALAAMKPHIKRLVGLTGTPSPNSLLDLWAQIYLLDGGERLGRSFYAFRNAYFDSDYMGYSYTPKEGLAEEIPKMLSDICVSMKGEDYLTLPDMVEHIIPVKLSPKAEKQYLEMERDAVLELDDKDVIDATSAAALSNKLLQLSNGAVYDENGMWHTVHDCKIEAFMETIEQLSGKPVLVFYNFKHDAARLMQALKKTKLRVRKYEGPADQMDWNAGKIDILLTHPASSAYGLNLQQGGSHIIWFGLNWNYELYVQANKRLHRQGQKNTVFVHHLVTQNTRDEDVMEALHRKEGAQNFVLESLKARIKKVKGERHPC; from the coding sequence ATGACTCTCTCCCTTCACACCTATCAGCAGTACAGCTGCAATCGGATCATCCAACAACCTAATGTCGGACTCTTCCTGGATATGGGTTTAGGAAAAACGCTAATTACACTTGCGGCGATTAAGGAGTTAATTTACGAGCGTTTTCTTGTCGAAAAAGTTTTGGTTATTGCACCCAAAAAAGTCGCCGAAGCGACGTGGCAGATGGAAATTGAAAAATGGAGCGATCTGCATCTACTTCGTGTTTCGACAGTCCTTGGAAGTGAGAAAAAACGCATTAAGGCGCTTTACACGCCGGCAGATATTTACGTTATTAACCGTGATAATGTGGTATGGCTTACAGACTTTTACAAAAATGATTGGCCGTTTGACATGGTGGTGTGTGATGAATTTACAAGTTTTAAGAGCCACCAGTCGAAGCGCTTTAAGGCGTTAGCCGCGATGAAACCACATATTAAACGCTTAGTGGGTCTTACCGGAACGCCGAGTCCGAACAGTCTTTTGGATCTCTGGGCGCAGATCTACTTACTGGACGGTGGCGAGCGTTTAGGACGGTCGTTTTATGCATTTCGAAACGCCTATTTTGACAGCGACTATATGGGATATTCCTACACGCCGAAAGAAGGCCTTGCCGAAGAGATTCCGAAGATGCTTAGCGATATCTGCGTGTCGATGAAAGGGGAGGACTACTTAACTCTTCCGGATATGGTCGAGCACATCATACCGGTTAAGTTAAGCCCGAAGGCAGAAAAGCAGTACCTGGAGATGGAGCGGGATGCCGTTCTTGAACTGGACGATAAAGACGTGATCGATGCTACATCGGCAGCAGCGCTTTCAAATAAATTGCTACAGCTTTCTAACGGCGCGGTGTATGACGAAAACGGCATGTGGCATACGGTGCATGACTGCAAGATCGAAGCCTTCATGGAAACGATCGAGCAGCTGAGCGGAAAGCCCGTGTTAGTTTTTTATAATTTTAAGCACGATGCAGCACGACTTATGCAGGCGCTTAAAAAGACAAAACTACGGGTGAGAAAGTACGAAGGTCCTGCCGATCAGATGGATTGGAATGCAGGAAAAATTGATATCCTTCTTACCCATCCGGCATCGAGCGCCTACGGCCTTAATCTTCAACAGGGTGGGAGCCACATCATCTGGTTCGGTCTTAACTGGAACTACGAACTCTACGTACAAGCGAATAAACGTCTGCATCGCCAAGGGCAAAAGAACACTGTTTTTGTCCACCATCTTGTGACACAAAATACGCGCGATGAGGATGTGATGGAAGCACTCCATCGAAAAGAGGGGGCACAGAATTTTGTCCTGGAAAGTTTGAAAGCAAGAATTAAAAAGGTGAAGGGGGAGAGGCATCCGTGCTGA
- a CDS encoding minor capsid protein, with product MKNHDYWAERLANEIWTVYNDTEKYHWELVRVHQKARDTILQELQAIALKDEKNGKISRSEFYRADHLRRMEKTIVSELRGLGENIETRGKDYILHAGEDVVAKTGEALGIPLNYDRRFAERMLQVPWHKATFSQRIWKNQDNLRQRLNNDVAQGVMTGRSSVEIARDLSKSMDVGLSNSLRLVRTETMHHANQVNMQSMKDSGVVKQVKEVVTLDERTSSECAPHDGKIWDIDDAPILPRHPNCRCVLVPYIDVKKVAEEFEKREAEFYVAGRGNKNRELKRKLSRISKANSINTLEKLGKISKSDIINMKDFTDIQTYLSETYNVKVTNFGKQSLEVQKVVLSAVDDMLTRFPEISETFREIVYNHRRKVAGVTSGHVVTLGKRGLNYETVVHELTHELDRARGGDSLSYSSEVVTKAIKNLKLRKNSRKVRNYRLEIVGVDGIEVEKDYEVVAYSAETEFVDSTKGNPLSKEIWRLLCSGTKT from the coding sequence ATGAAGAATCATGATTACTGGGCCGAGCGGCTGGCCAATGAGATTTGGACAGTTTACAACGACACGGAAAAATACCACTGGGAACTTGTTCGTGTGCACCAGAAAGCGCGAGATACGATCTTACAAGAGCTGCAGGCGATTGCGTTAAAAGATGAGAAAAACGGAAAAATCAGTCGTTCGGAATTTTATCGTGCGGATCATCTGCGGAGAATGGAAAAGACAATCGTCTCTGAGTTGCGCGGGCTTGGCGAAAACATTGAAACGCGCGGCAAGGACTATATTCTCCATGCCGGGGAAGATGTGGTTGCCAAAACCGGCGAAGCGCTTGGCATTCCCCTGAACTATGATCGCCGCTTCGCAGAGCGGATGCTGCAGGTTCCCTGGCACAAGGCGACATTTTCACAGCGGATTTGGAAAAATCAGGACAATCTTCGCCAGCGTCTTAACAACGATGTGGCGCAAGGGGTGATGACCGGTCGGTCGAGTGTCGAGATCGCACGCGACTTATCCAAGAGTATGGATGTCGGGTTGTCCAACTCGCTGCGACTTGTACGCACGGAGACCATGCATCATGCGAACCAAGTCAATATGCAGTCAATGAAGGACAGCGGTGTTGTCAAGCAGGTCAAAGAGGTCGTTACCTTGGATGAGCGCACCTCTTCGGAGTGTGCGCCGCACGATGGGAAAATTTGGGATATTGACGACGCGCCGATTTTACCTCGCCACCCCAACTGTCGCTGCGTATTGGTTCCGTATATTGACGTGAAGAAGGTGGCGGAAGAGTTTGAAAAAAGAGAAGCTGAGTTCTATGTGGCTGGCAGAGGCAATAAGAATCGAGAGTTAAAACGCAAGCTAAGCCGAATATCCAAAGCAAACTCAATCAACACACTTGAAAAATTGGGTAAAATCAGTAAAAGTGATATAATAAATATGAAAGATTTTACTGATATACAGACATACTTGTCGGAAACCTATAACGTAAAAGTCACGAATTTCGGCAAGCAGAGTCTGGAAGTCCAGAAGGTTGTATTATCTGCCGTTGACGATATGCTTACGCGATTTCCTGAGATTTCTGAAACATTCCGCGAAATTGTGTATAACCATCGAAGAAAAGTCGCAGGTGTAACCAGTGGCCATGTTGTTACTTTAGGTAAGCGAGGGCTCAATTATGAGACGGTAGTTCACGAGCTGACGCACGAACTGGATAGGGCAAGGGGTGGAGATTCCCTTTCCTACTCCTCCGAAGTAGTAACAAAGGCTATTAAAAACTTAAAGCTGCGAAAGAATTCAAGAAAAGTTAGGAATTATCGATTAGAGATAGTGGGAGTTGACGGTATTGAAGTCGAAAAAGATTATGAGGTTGTAGCATATTCTGCGGAGACAGAGTTTGTTGATAGTACAAAGGGGAATCCTTTATCGAAAGAAATTTGGAGGTTGCTATGTTCAGGGACGAAGACCTAA
- a CDS encoding terminase small subunit produces the protein MGKLTIKQKRFADEYIISGNATDAARKAGYKQPRSMGNENLTKPDISAYIKSKAKAIETPKIASMQEIHEFWSEVMRDKDQDMKDRLKASEYQARVKGAFLDRQETTGTIQIQKSPYDELTVEELRKLAGRDDP, from the coding sequence ATGGGCAAGTTGACAATCAAACAAAAACGATTTGCCGATGAGTACATTATCTCCGGTAATGCGACGGATGCGGCAAGAAAAGCAGGGTACAAACAACCGCGCAGTATGGGAAATGAAAACCTGACAAAACCTGACATTTCCGCATACATTAAATCCAAAGCAAAAGCCATAGAAACGCCGAAAATTGCATCTATGCAGGAGATTCACGAATTCTGGTCTGAGGTTATGCGGGATAAGGATCAAGACATGAAAGATAGACTCAAGGCATCTGAATATCAAGCCAGAGTAAAAGGGGCCTTTCTTGATCGCCAAGAGACCACCGGCACCATTCAAATTCAAAAAAGCCCCTATGACGAACTGACCGTCGAGGAGCTAAGAAAGCTGGCGGGACGTGATGACCCATGA
- a CDS encoding phage portal protein, translating into MAFETQTLTEPVILQLIREHKSSKALQWMLTGERYYAVENDLLQMERPYRKSYQADHRLIHATYKNIVDEKIGYVFSKNAAITAETEAGTRQIIDTLGTGFHYQLETLGYEASNKGIGWARPYIGRNQKFALFVPPSEQIIPGWKDATHTELDYVIRYYTTKVWRFDRRVEVTNVEVWTADQVSYYRIDGSSLLRLEDEEGHFYQDGEPETWGKVPWIPFKNNRNELPDIKFIKSLIDDYDLTRSEVANYIEEVKNLIFVLKGYSGDSLDEFLEHIYRNRAIILDADDDFKSDVETLTPKMDVDVSKTHYEQLKRDILEGAQAVNRDLDKFGAAPSGVALEFLFSGLELKSNQIESEFRRGFEAVVDFAYDYLERLNRSVKRETVSIVFNHDMAKDEKAIIESCNESRGLVSLDTILANHPWVVDVQKEKELLAVEKEESAVFQAIPPLPVSDDEES; encoded by the coding sequence ATGGCATTTGAGACACAAACACTGACAGAGCCGGTGATCTTGCAGCTAATCCGCGAACATAAGTCGTCGAAGGCGCTGCAATGGATGCTGACAGGGGAGCGGTACTATGCCGTCGAAAACGACCTGTTGCAAATGGAGCGCCCCTATCGCAAGTCCTATCAAGCCGATCATCGACTCATTCACGCGACGTACAAAAACATTGTTGACGAAAAAATTGGCTACGTCTTTTCCAAAAATGCGGCCATTACCGCAGAGACCGAGGCAGGCACGCGGCAGATTATCGATACACTCGGCACCGGCTTTCATTACCAGCTGGAGACGTTGGGCTATGAAGCATCCAATAAAGGCATTGGCTGGGCGCGTCCATACATCGGCCGCAATCAAAAGTTTGCCCTTTTTGTTCCTCCATCGGAACAAATTATCCCCGGATGGAAAGATGCTACGCACACAGAGCTGGATTATGTGATTCGTTACTACACAACGAAGGTATGGCGCTTTGATCGACGCGTAGAGGTAACGAATGTCGAGGTGTGGACAGCCGATCAGGTAAGCTACTACCGAATCGATGGCAGCAGCCTTTTGCGATTGGAAGATGAGGAGGGGCACTTTTACCAAGACGGCGAGCCGGAGACCTGGGGAAAAGTCCCATGGATCCCGTTTAAGAACAACCGCAATGAGTTGCCGGATATCAAGTTTATAAAAAGCCTCATTGACGACTACGATCTGACACGCTCCGAGGTGGCCAATTACATCGAAGAGGTTAAAAACCTAATTTTTGTTTTGAAAGGTTATTCGGGGGATTCCTTGGATGAGTTTTTGGAGCACATCTATCGCAACCGCGCAATTATTTTGGACGCGGATGACGACTTCAAAAGTGATGTAGAGACGCTTACGCCAAAGATGGATGTCGATGTATCCAAGACACACTATGAGCAGCTTAAGCGAGATATTTTAGAGGGTGCACAGGCCGTTAACCGCGACCTGGACAAATTCGGCGCAGCGCCTTCCGGTGTGGCACTGGAGTTTTTATTTTCGGGCTTGGAACTAAAGAGCAACCAGATTGAGTCGGAGTTTCGGCGCGGGTTTGAGGCCGTTGTTGACTTTGCCTATGACTATCTGGAACGTCTTAACCGGAGCGTGAAGCGGGAGACCGTCTCCATTGTCTTTAATCACGACATGGCCAAAGACGAGAAGGCAATCATCGAGAGCTGCAACGAGTCGCGCGGATTAGTTTCGCTGGATACGATTCTGGCTAACCATCCGTGGGTGGTGGATGTACAGAAAGAAAAAGAACTCCTCGCTGTGGAAAAGGAGGAATCGGCGGTGTTTCAGGCGATTCCGCCACTGCCGGTGAGCGATGATGAAGAATCATGA
- a CDS encoding phage scaffolding protein: protein MNRAQLKTLGLEQEQIDAVMAQYGNDVENLNQQLKTFKEERDTAQAALKNFDGVDVEALKKAPQELKKEYEQKLQDLKKDHAIDAAFAGAKVKHGDLLRQKIDRAKLTFDDQGNLQGMEEQMKALKESYADLFTPSLSGKDPSNPESTYGGYDALLRGADSMTAEEVAQILNKGE from the coding sequence ATGAACCGAGCACAGTTAAAAACATTGGGGCTGGAACAGGAGCAAATCGATGCGGTTATGGCGCAGTATGGAAACGATGTGGAAAATCTTAACCAGCAACTCAAAACCTTCAAAGAAGAGCGAGATACGGCACAAGCCGCCCTGAAGAACTTTGATGGTGTGGATGTGGAAGCCTTGAAAAAGGCACCACAGGAACTGAAGAAAGAGTACGAACAAAAGCTGCAAGATCTCAAAAAAGATCATGCGATTGATGCTGCCTTTGCCGGTGCGAAGGTAAAACACGGCGATTTGTTACGGCAAAAGATTGACCGGGCAAAATTGACCTTTGATGATCAAGGAAACCTTCAAGGCATGGAGGAACAAATGAAGGCGCTAAAAGAGTCTTACGCAGATCTGTTTACACCAAGCCTGTCCGGCAAAGACCCGTCAAACCCTGAGTCGACCTATGGCGGATACGATGCGCTGCTTCGTGGCGCAGATTCCATGACCGCCGAAGAAGTCGCTCAAATCTTAAACAAAGGAGAATAA
- a CDS encoding VRR-NUC domain-containing protein, with protein MKEKTIEGRLREGVKKLGGRSYKFVSPGNSGVPDRLVLLPGGAVHFVELKTEEGRLSKIQRVQLKRMRYLGAHVHVLYGSAAVDDFLRCCEQEVRR; from the coding sequence TTGAAAGAGAAGACGATCGAAGGGCGGCTTCGGGAAGGGGTGAAAAAACTCGGTGGGCGAAGTTATAAATTCGTCTCACCGGGAAATTCCGGTGTGCCGGATCGACTGGTTCTTCTTCCGGGCGGTGCCGTGCATTTTGTGGAATTAAAAACGGAGGAGGGAAGATTATCCAAAATTCAGCGCGTACAGTTAAAGCGCATGCGGTACTTAGGCGCCCACGTTCATGTGCTTTACGGATCGGCAGCAGTCGATGATTTTTTAAGGTGTTGTGAACAGGAGGTTCGACGATGA
- a CDS encoding virulence-associated E family protein, which yields MRYDRKITISVGSSRKSINWQRQEMNYSDFLEKFKIPTRSVETLDAYLKLSKAQQDDLKDVGGFVGGALKGRRRKADNVLFRDLVTLDFDNIASGMTDEVIRRVMLLGCSYLIYSTRKHAPYKPRLRVVFPTDRAMLVDEYEPIARKMAEMIGIEMADPTTFEPSRLMYWPSCSSDSTYIFKSEDKPFLSADGVLKMYADWTDVSSWPQVPGQEVKHRQLITRQKDPTTKPGLIGAFCRVYDIYRAMATYLPQAYDDTADPNRFTYAGGSTTGGAIVYEDGKFLYSHHATDPCGGQLVNAWDLVRLHKFSHLDEEAKPDTPTATLPSTKAMRELAQADKDVVALVAKEHQDEAASYFDDIYGKEAGDEEQADDGEWMKMLTPARTGEGYEKSIANIVTILTYEPNLGGKLYMDAFANRGMVDLPLPWDNGEGSRMWSDTDDAQLTLWLEKKYDITGREKIENAIKVVGYNNRRNKVREFMRSCRWDGKERIKTLLRDYLGCEENIYTEEIMKKALVAAIARATSDVGVKYDNMIVFKGPQGIGKSTFLAKLGGEWFNDSLYSFEGKEAAELIQGTLLVEVGELSALTKSETEVVKQFLSKTHDIYREAYGKRTNKYPRRCVFFGSTNSEEFLKDVTGNRRFWPVSCHELPVKKDIWKDFTEEEIRQVWGEAYFYYQIGENLCLSEEAEEIAKAMQETFREVDPKEGEIRAFLEKKIPKNWYEMNLANQRSFLNGSFQGVEEADLVERDKVCLAEIWQLCFGGDMKYLRRRDSNELANVMTAMRGWKRNKGRRRYGAYGQQRGYERTNILSFVEAKKSRHA from the coding sequence ATGAGATACGATAGAAAAATTACGATATCCGTTGGTAGTAGCCGCAAGTCCATTAATTGGCAGCGGCAGGAAATGAACTACTCGGATTTTCTTGAAAAATTTAAGATTCCGACACGCTCGGTAGAAACCTTAGATGCCTATCTTAAGTTATCCAAAGCGCAGCAGGATGATCTAAAGGACGTCGGCGGTTTTGTCGGTGGTGCACTAAAAGGGCGCCGAAGGAAAGCCGATAATGTTCTGTTTCGAGATCTTGTGACACTTGATTTTGACAATATCGCAAGCGGTATGACCGATGAAGTGATCCGCCGCGTTATGCTCTTAGGTTGCAGCTATCTGATCTATTCAACGCGTAAGCATGCGCCTTATAAGCCGCGCCTTCGTGTGGTTTTTCCAACCGATCGGGCAATGCTGGTAGATGAGTACGAGCCGATCGCGCGTAAGATGGCGGAGATGATCGGCATCGAAATGGCTGATCCGACAACCTTTGAGCCATCACGACTCATGTACTGGCCAAGCTGTTCGTCGGATAGTACCTACATCTTTAAAAGCGAGGATAAGCCCTTTCTTTCGGCAGACGGCGTGCTAAAGATGTATGCCGACTGGACGGATGTTTCCTCCTGGCCGCAAGTACCGGGGCAGGAGGTAAAGCACAGACAGCTTATTACCCGGCAGAAGGATCCAACGACAAAACCCGGTCTTATCGGTGCTTTCTGCCGCGTTTATGATATTTATCGTGCGATGGCGACCTATCTTCCGCAGGCCTATGACGACACGGCAGATCCGAATCGTTTCACCTATGCCGGCGGATCGACGACAGGTGGGGCAATTGTCTATGAGGACGGAAAATTTCTCTACTCGCATCATGCGACAGATCCGTGCGGCGGACAGCTTGTCAACGCCTGGGATCTTGTACGTCTTCATAAATTTTCGCATCTGGATGAAGAGGCAAAGCCGGACACGCCGACAGCAACGCTTCCCTCTACGAAGGCGATGCGTGAGTTGGCACAGGCCGATAAGGATGTTGTCGCACTGGTTGCAAAAGAACACCAGGACGAAGCGGCCAGCTACTTTGATGATATCTATGGGAAGGAAGCAGGCGACGAAGAACAGGCCGACGATGGCGAGTGGATGAAGATGCTTACACCGGCACGCACCGGGGAGGGCTACGAGAAGTCGATCGCGAATATTGTTACCATCCTAACCTATGAACCGAATCTTGGCGGAAAACTTTATATGGACGCCTTTGCGAATCGGGGCATGGTCGATCTTCCGCTGCCGTGGGATAACGGCGAAGGCTCGCGCATGTGGAGTGATACAGACGATGCACAGCTTACCCTGTGGCTTGAAAAGAAGTACGACATTACGGGGCGGGAAAAGATTGAAAATGCAATAAAGGTTGTAGGCTACAACAATCGCAGAAATAAGGTGCGCGAGTTTATGCGATCCTGCAGGTGGGACGGAAAAGAACGTATCAAAACGCTTCTTCGTGACTATCTGGGGTGCGAAGAGAATATTTACACCGAGGAGATCATGAAAAAGGCGCTGGTTGCTGCCATTGCACGCGCCACAAGCGATGTGGGGGTCAAGTATGACAACATGATCGTTTTTAAAGGTCCACAGGGGATTGGAAAATCAACCTTTTTAGCAAAGCTTGGCGGCGAGTGGTTTAATGATTCTCTTTATAGCTTTGAAGGAAAAGAAGCCGCAGAACTCATTCAAGGCACACTCCTCGTCGAGGTGGGAGAACTTTCAGCACTTACCAAAAGTGAGACCGAGGTCGTAAAGCAATTTTTGTCCAAAACACACGACATCTACCGCGAAGCTTATGGCAAACGGACAAACAAATATCCGCGTCGCTGCGTCTTTTTTGGATCCACCAATAGCGAAGAATTTCTAAAAGATGTTACCGGGAACCGAAGATTTTGGCCGGTATCCTGTCACGAATTACCCGTAAAAAAGGACATCTGGAAGGACTTTACGGAAGAGGAGATTCGCCAGGTCTGGGGCGAGGCGTACTTTTACTACCAGATCGGCGAGAATCTCTGTTTATCCGAAGAAGCGGAAGAAATCGCAAAAGCAATGCAGGAGACCTTCCGAGAAGTCGATCCGAAAGAGGGAGAGATTCGCGCTTTTCTGGAAAAGAAAATTCCAAAAAACTGGTACGAGATGAATCTGGCAAATCAACGGTCCTTCTTAAACGGCAGCTTTCAGGGCGTAGAGGAAGCGGATCTTGTTGAGCGCGACAAAGTCTGTCTTGCTGAGATCTGGCAGCTATGCTTCGGTGGTGACATGAAGTACTTGCGCCGTCGAGATTCGAATGAACTCGCCAATGTCATGACCGCTATGCGGGGGTGGAAGAGGAACAAAGGTAGGCGAAGATACGGCGCATATGGACAGCAAAGAGGATATGAGCGAACAAATATTTTAAGCTTTGTTGAGGCAAAAAAGTCAAGACATGCGTGA
- the terL gene encoding phage terminase large subunit, with protein sequence MKIDQRAVSLALARKNLFEYAHLRAPDFYKLDRKYLIKLCDGIQSFLSSDDNVLVICAPPRHGKSRTAQLAVEWLLGRDHSIKIMTGSYNETLATQFSKSVRNSIQEIKADPERLIYSDIFPGTEIKRGDGAMNLWSLADGHQNYLATAPKATATGFGADIIIIDDLIKSAMEANTAHLLEDHWRWFTDTMLSRLEEGGRVIIIMTRWHSKDLAGKAMQKLPEQGWRVRSLIFKAQDDQGDMLCDEVLSRTSYERKKRTMGRDIASANYQQEPIDLVGRLYSSFSTYEDIPRDGSGSPLFHAVKAYTDTADTGSDYLCSIIYGVYQKEAYVLDVYYTKDPMEITEKEVASRLTEHEVNVADIESNNGGRAFARAVERHLESYPQARTSVRWFHQSKNKEARILSNAPWVMEHIHFPVDWITRWPEYYEAMFEYQREGKNAHDDAPDATTGVAERASKEKPGMRILQ encoded by the coding sequence ATGAAAATCGATCAAAGGGCAGTATCTTTAGCCTTGGCCAGAAAGAACCTCTTCGAGTATGCGCACTTACGAGCCCCGGACTTCTACAAGCTTGATCGAAAATACTTGATCAAACTCTGTGATGGGATCCAGTCTTTCTTATCGTCGGATGACAATGTTTTGGTGATATGTGCTCCACCAAGGCATGGCAAGTCTAGGACCGCTCAACTAGCGGTTGAATGGCTTTTAGGTCGAGACCACTCTATCAAGATCATGACAGGATCTTACAATGAAACCTTGGCTACGCAGTTTTCTAAAAGTGTGCGGAACTCTATTCAGGAGATCAAGGCCGATCCGGAACGACTCATCTACTCTGATATCTTTCCGGGTACGGAGATTAAAAGGGGAGACGGAGCAATGAATCTGTGGTCTCTGGCGGACGGTCACCAGAATTACCTAGCAACAGCCCCAAAGGCCACGGCAACAGGTTTCGGTGCGGATATCATCATCATCGATGACCTGATCAAAAGCGCTATGGAAGCAAACACAGCACACTTGCTCGAAGATCACTGGCGCTGGTTCACAGATACTATGCTTTCTCGTCTGGAGGAAGGAGGCAGGGTCATTATCATCATGACCAGATGGCACTCCAAAGACCTGGCGGGAAAGGCCATGCAAAAACTTCCGGAACAAGGCTGGCGCGTCCGCAGTTTGATTTTTAAGGCACAAGATGACCAAGGAGACATGTTATGCGATGAAGTCCTTTCTCGGACTTCCTACGAGCGCAAGAAGCGGACCATGGGCAGGGATATTGCAAGCGCCAATTACCAGCAAGAACCCATTGACCTAGTGGGACGTTTATATTCAAGTTTTTCTACTTACGAGGACATTCCAAGAGACGGTTCCGGAAGTCCTCTTTTTCATGCTGTAAAAGCCTACACGGATACAGCAGATACGGGAAGCGACTATCTCTGCTCCATTATTTATGGAGTCTACCAGAAAGAGGCCTATGTCTTAGATGTCTACTACACCAAAGACCCTATGGAGATTACTGAAAAGGAAGTGGCCAGTAGGCTCACAGAACATGAGGTGAACGTGGCAGACATTGAATCCAATAACGGCGGTCGGGCTTTTGCTAGGGCAGTGGAAAGGCATTTAGAAAGTTATCCACAGGCAAGGACGTCAGTCCGATGGTTTCACCAGTCGAAAAATAAGGAGGCAAGGATCCTATCTAACGCCCCATGGGTCATGGAACATATCCATTTTCCCGTGGACTGGATAACGAGATGGCCGGAGTACTATGAGGCGATGTTTGAGTACCAAAGAGAAGGAAAGAATGCCCACGATGACGCACCGGATGCGACAACAGGAGTCGCGGAGAGGGCATCAAAGGAAAAACCTGGGATGAGGATTTTGCAATGA